CAGGAAAAGCAGTCCAGGAGGCAACAGCAGCCCTCAGACATGCTGACATTGTGGGTCATGTTCAGCAAGGGAGAGGAGGCCTTGGGCTAACTAGCCGTGCTGCTTGGAGTAAGGCCACTGGACCAGAGCGGCGGAAGATGGTAGTGCAGGAAGTATGCCATCAGGAGGAGGCTGCAAGGTGGGCCAAGGCAGTCTCTCTTTCCAAACAGGGACAGTGGACTCGATGGGGCagtgtggagaagaggaagatCAGCTGGAAGGATCTGTGGGCCATGGAAGGTGGGCCAAGGCAGTCTCTCTTTCCAAACAGGGACAGTGGACTCGATGGGACagtgtggagaagaggaagatCAGCTGGAAGGATCTGTGGGCCATGGAAGCGAGGCGGTTGAGCTTTTCCATCAGAGCAACATATGACGTACTTCCAACACCAGTTAATCTTCACCAATAATATGGTGAAGATCCGGACTGTGCCCTCTGTTCCATGCCAGCCAACCTCAGGCACATTCTCACAGGGTGTAAAACAAGCCTCACCCAAGGACGCTACACTTGGCGTCACAACTAAGTCCTTAAAAACCTTGCGTCCGCCCTGGAGGACAAGCGAGCTGCCACCAACTCCCTACCACCCCCAGCAGCATCACACCCCTTACGGACAAACTTTGTCCCTGAAGGGGCTAAACCACCGAAGAGCGGCTCTACACCATTAGAGCGAGACCAGCTGCGCTTGGCCCGCGACTggaaaatgttagctgacattgGCCGGCAACTTGTGTTTCCTCCGGAGATCGCAACCACCACCCTAAGACCTGACATGGTGCTCTGGTCCCGTTCGCTCAAGAAGGTCTTCATCATTGACCTCACAGTACCCTGAGAGGACTTAGTAGATGAGGCTTATGAGCGAAAACATCTGCACTATACCGATCTAGCTGCCGAAGCACGGCATCATGGCTGGAACACAGAAGTCCGACCAGTGGAGGTGGGCTGCAGAGGTTTTGTGGCAACATCTACAACCAGACTGCTTAGAGACCTGGGAATTAAGGGCCAGAGCCAGCGTTCGGCAATCAAAGCTGTATCGGAGGCGGCAGAAGGCAGCAGTCAGTGGTTCTGGATGAAGAGGAAAGACCCCAGCTGGGCCCCGAAGTGAGAGGGCCAGGAGGTATGCGGTCAACAATGCTTGACTCAGGGAGGAGGACGCCCCTGCCATGCATTGTCCCATGGGATGTTGGCTATCAACAACAAGGCAACTCCTATGACTAATTGGGAATGGGACGCAAGCGTAGGATTGATCACCCTGTAGCTGGTCGCCTTTGGGGAGGGTGTATAGTGTGAAAGACCGAAACACCCTAGGAACCAAAGGTACACTACTGACGATGCGCTCCCCAAATTTCACCAGGCTCACTGTTCATTAACTCTTGGAAGTGCTTGCACAAAGGATAGTAACATCTCATCCTGTGTTCTTGGAATCTGATGTGTTCTGACTGTCTTGCAACGGCGAAATTGTAGTTTCGATATTGGGGGGACGGACGAACAGTAGACGACTTCTTCGGTATGACActccaagcttggcacacctgcatttgaggtgtttctcccattcttctctgcagatcctctcaagctctgtcaggttggatggggagcgttgctgcacagctattttcaggtctctccagagatgttcgatcgggttcaagtctgggatctggctgggccactcaaggacattcagagacctgtcccaaaGCCACacaatggcttccgtctggccactctaccataaaggcctgattggtggagtgcagcagagatggttgttcttctggaaggttctcccatctccacagatgaactctggagctctgtcagagtgaccatcaggttgttggtcaccttcctgaccaaggcccttctccactgattgctcagtttggctgtgtggccggctctaggaagagtcttggtggttccaaccttctatttaagaattatggaggccactgtgtttatggggaccttcaatgctgcagaaatgtttagtatccttccccagatctgtgcctcaacacaatcctgtctcggagctctacggacaattccatcgacctcatggcttggtttttgccctcacatgcactgtcagctgtgggaccttatatagacaggtgtgtgcctttccaaatcatgtccaatctattGAATTTCCGCGGATGTAGAAATCAAGGCCGGTCTGGACTGTACCAAAGCAAAACGTTCAAAAAGAGTCAGCGTCGTTCCATGCATACTGAGGTGCCTGTAGTGTTGCCTGAAATTAAATTGTATGAATGCCCTTCTATGTGGTAAGCCTACCATTTGTAAAACACCAAAAAAAGACTACGACTGACCGTGCTTACTGGGGTGTAGCCTACCATGTCGGCCAGCAATGGAATTGTATGAATGCCCATTCATGTGGTAGGCCCACCATTTGTAAAACAGGCCGTTGCATTGGCTTTATTAGTCCTGTTTCCTGTGACTAATTCATTTGGCTATTTAAGCTCTGAATATCAGCTACCCAACTTTATCAGGAGTTATCGTAAGCCTGTTTGTAATGTGTTTACACAGTTGGAAATGCAGAACTATTTAATTTTTCGCTATCATCAGCTTATCACAAATGTATGGATACAAACTTGAAACCACTGATCATGACAATGAGGTGAAACACCAGGACATAAGTTGTGATTGTCaattccatattgtccattttaCTTTTACCTATCCTGTTTTTAGGATGTGTTGTTTGTTAACATGACagcacatttttatttgattggGTGCAGTTTAGGTTAGGTTACTTGATCGGAGAAACCTGCATGATGTAAAAAGTGTCAGTCTCATTACATCGTCATACATTTTATCTCCAGCCGGTAAGATTTACAgtaagatttgaatggagaaagctgatccgagCGCAGTGCTCCCTTTCTTTCGATCCTACCAGTATCGACACATGCTCCAACGACTCACTTAGCAGCcattgtctctgtgtggtgttttgggaaacgcaTGTTACATCTTTGGCCATTGTAAGAAAGGTGCATCATTAAAACACACGTAAGTCTAAGTTCCATCGCTATTGGGATCCGGGCCCTGTTCTCCCATCCCAGTGGCAATTTCACCCATGCTATCTTTGTATTATTCTATCATTTATGTATTCAAATAGTTACACTTTTTTTAAAACTGAACATGTCAAATTCAGAAGTGTCAGttagaaaataaaaaatgaagGTAAAAAATTATTTAGAAATGTCTAAGGATTTTTATACTCTGCACTTTAGGTACCTTTAAGGTGAGGGTTATGAAAGAAGACTTCACTACAAAACAGTTCAGAGATCTGGGATGTGAAAACTTTGTTGCTTAATATCTCAGAACAATGCTTTTCTCAGATAAAGTCCCAAAGTCACAATTTCCAACTATTTCATGTCAACAAGGAGTGTAGTGACAGTCTCCCTATGCCCACAGGTTTGAATCTGAGAATGGCATTCGCCAGTCAGTGGAGGCAGACATTGCCGGGCTGAAGAAGGTCATCGATGACACCAACATGGGCAGGATGAACGCGGAGAGTGAGATTGAGGCCGTGAAGGAGGAGCTCATCTTCCTCAGGAAGAACCATGACAATGTGAGCTATAGTATTAATATTGAATATCCACATCAAATTATAATTTTTAAATtaatatttgtattgtatttcAATAGGTTGAAGACTAATATTACTATTGGAAGCGTCTCATTGGGGGGATTCTCAAGACTTAACATGCTCAATTTGAGCTACTGCAGGTAGCGACattgcaggctagctcagtgctgccccctctcattgattATCTCAAATTGAAGGCATACTGAGGTACTGCAGGCTGCCGGTAGCAATTTGAATATCCTTATAACTTCTTCTGTGTGCGATTTTAAAATAGTTGGTTCAAGGACATACATTTGGTGTGATAGAAGCAAATATTGGTACCATAACCATCTTTCCCCCGatccttccgggttggagcgagcggtcgcattcgcacttcggctcgcaggtagtataacttttcattacatttcattacatttcactatagcacaacggtttgatttgtctaatcttagcaatttctccttagctagctacatagccgtctttgtatcaaagataattgcgtaatcatcgtatttcgtcgtcctaacgtagtctacactgctatctgcccagcagctagccagctagctaacgtccaccgtctaccagttgtctttgctgtctttgctgtcttcgtatccaagataattgtgtagtttagagtgtgtagtcttagagtgattatcttaatttaccgaggttagctagccagctatttgtcgtccttaacgtaggagacactgctagctagccaacagctagccaacgtctgccgaatagaacttcctcactcaacaacccggtcgcattccgcttcgctccacaggtagtatcacattttcatttaatttcatttcattacagtacaacggtttgatttgtttgatcgtagctagctacatagctagctacatagccgtctttgtatcaaagagaattgtgtagtctagagcgattttctaggttagctagccagctattgtcgttcttttaacgcaacgtaacgtaatcaacactgctagctagccagctagcccccgaatagcagcactgtggaaactttcacactcaacggaacgacttgattagtgtagtgtcaacaacgcagccactgccagctagcctacaaagtcaacaacgcagccactgccagctagcctacttcagcagtactgtatcattttaatcattttagtcaataagattcttgctacgtaagcttaactttctgaacattcgagacgtgtagtccacttgtcattccaatctcctttgcattagcgtagcctcttctgtagcctgtcaactatgtgtctgtctatccctgttctctcctctctgcacagaccatacaaacgctccacaccgcgtggccgcggccaccctaatctggtggtcccagcgcgcacgacccacgtggagttccaggtctccggtagcctctggaactgccgatctgcggccaacaaggcagagttaatctcagcctatgcctccctccagtccctcgacttcttggcactgacggaaacatggatcaccacagataacactgctactcccactgctctctcttcgtccgcccacgtgttctcgcacaccccgagagcttctggtcagcggggtggtggcaccgggatcctcatctctcccaagtggtcattctctctttctccccttacccatctgtctgtcgcctcctttgaattccatgctgtcacagttaccagccctttcaagcttaacatccttatcatttatcgccctccaggttccctcggagagttcatcaatgagcttgatgccttgataagctcctttcctgaggacggctcacctctcacagtgctgggcgactttaacctccccacgtctacctttgactcattcctctctgcctccttctttccactcctctcctcttttgacctcaccctctcaccttccccctactcacaaggcaggcaatacgctcgacctcatctttactagatgctgttcttccactaacctcattgcaactcccctccaagtctccgaccactaccttgtatccttttccctctcgctctcatccaacacttcccacactgcccctactcggatggtatcgcgccgtcccaaccttcgctctctctcccccgctactctctcctcttccatcctatcatctcttccctctgctcaaaccttctccaacctatctcctgattctgcctcctcaaccctcctctcctccctttctgcatcctttgactctctatgtcccctatcctccaggccggctcggtcctcccctcccgctccgtggctcgacgactcattgcgagctcacagaacaaggctccgggcagccgagcggaaatggaggaaaactcgcctccctgcggacctggcatcctttcactccctcctctctacattttcctcttctgtctctgctgctaaagccactttcttccactctaaattccaagcatttgcctctaaccctaggaagctctttgccaccttctcctccctcctgaatcctcctcccctcccccctcctccctctctgcagatgacttcgtcaaccattttgaaaagaaggtcgacgacatccgatcctcgtttgctaagtcaaacgacaccgctggttctgctcacactgccctaccctgtgctctaacctccttctcccctctctctccagatgaaatctcgggtcttgtgacggccggccgcccaacaacctgcccgcttgaccctatcccctcctctcttctccagaccatttccggagaccttctcccttacctcacctcgctcatcaactcatccctgaccgctggctacgtcccttccgtcttcaagagagcgagagttgcaccccttctgaaaaaacctacactcgatccctccgatgtcaacaactacagaccagtatcccttctttcttttctctccaaaactcttgaacgtgccgtccttggccagctctcccgctatctctctcagaatgaccttcttgatccaaatcagtcaggtttcaagactagtcattcaactgagactgctcttctctgtatcacggaggcgctccgcactgctaaagctaactctctctcctctgctctcatccttctagacctatcggctgccttcgatactgtgaaccatcagatcctcctctccaccctctccgagttgggcatctccggcgcggcccacgcttggattgcgtcctacctgacaggtcgctcctaccaggtggcgtggcgagaatctgtctcctcaccacgcgctctcaccactggcgtcccccagggctctgttctaggccctctcctattctcgctatacaccaagtcacttggctctgtcataacctcacatggtctctcctatcattgctatgcagacgacacacaattcatcttctcctttcccccttctgatgaccaggtggcaaatcgcatctctgcatgtctggcagacatatcagtgtggatgacggatcaccacctcaagctgaacctcggcaagacggagctgctcttcctcccggggaaggactgcccgttccatgatctcgccatcacggttgacaacttcattgtgtcctcctcccagagcgctaagaaccttggcgtgatcctggacaacaccctgtcgttctcagctaacatcaaggtggtggcccgttcctgtaggttcatgctctacaacatccgcagagtacgaccctgcctcacacaggaagcggcgcaggtcctaatccaggcacttgtcatctcccgtctggattactgcaactcgctgttggctgggctccctgcctgtgccattaaacccctacaactcatccagaacgccgcagcccgtctggtgttcaaccttcccaagttctctcacgtcaccccgctcctccgctccctccactggcttccagttgaagctcgcatccgctacaagaccatggtgcttgcctacggagctgtgaggggaacggcacctcagtacctccaggctctgatcaggccctacacccaaacaagggcactgcgttcatccacctctggcctgctcgcctccctaccactgaggaagttcagttcccgctcagcccagtcaaaactgttcgctgctctggccccccaatggtggaacaaactccctcacgacgccaggacagcggagtcaatcaccaccttccggagacacctgaaaccccacctctttaaggaatacctaggataggataaagtaatcctcccccccttaaaagatttagatgcactattgtaaagtggctgttccactggatgtcataaggtgaacgcaccaatttgtaagtcgctctggataagagcgtctgctaaatgacttaaatgtaaatgtaaatgtcttctgAAAAAAAATGTTCACACAAATATTGCCAACGAAGATTGCCATTTTCCCATTCACTATAATGGGGGATCCTGCTTTCCGAAAACAACAGCCTGCAGTACCTTGGTCGGCCTTTAACTTCATGGCTTCAATGAGACGTGGTAGTTGTTCTCCCCTGATTGAGATTGAATGTCCATGTCAAACAAttgaatatttgcatgaaataGAACATTTCCAGACTAGATTTAAGAATGATATAATCCAGGAAGAATGATGATGATAACGTGATAACAAAATCAGACTAACCTCATCGCTAGCTATGAACTTTTCACAGTTGGTTAATTTTGGAATGCCTTACTAtttctcatgtctctgtctctctctctccccccttcccttcttccctctctccaacaGGAAGTGATGGAGATGAGGAACCAGATCACTCAGTCGGGGGTGCAGGTGGACGTGGACGCCCCCAAGGGTCAGGACATGTCACTGGTCATGGACGAGATGAGGGCCAAGTACGAGAAGATGGCTCTGAAGAACGCAGAGGACCTCAAAGTGTGGCACGAAAACCAGGTTTGCCCATCCTATCTTTATAGTGTTCAGAAGGAAAGAAGGATGGATATGTTCTTATCATAACTTCATACATACTAACATTACACACCACATAAAGTACAGGTTTGGCTGGGGTAagaataaataagaatttgttcttaaattacttgcctatttaaataaaggtttaataaaataaaataagttAATAAAAATAAAGCCTATAATACTCTGTTTTTGATCCGCAATTGGAATTGAAATGGACTACCTCACACCCACAGGCCAATATAAAAATGTGTATTTGCAAAAAAGTGTAGCTTTCCAATAAAAACTTGTTTTGTTGCACAAACCAGTATCATATCTGGGTAGTCTAGTCACACAATAAAAGCCTGAACTACAAAACATGAATTCACCTCTCAAGTTGACTCagcttctctccctttctccctccctcccatctctctccctttgtgcTGTGGTATAGATCTCAGACGTGCAGGTGCAGGTATCACAGAACACAGAGGCCCTGCAGGGGGCCCAGGTTGAGATGAGTGACCTACATAGACAGCTACAGACCCTCGAGATTGAGCTGGCGTCCCAACAAAGCTTGGTAAGATATTCTTTCAATATGATGATAACATATTTCAGTTAAATTCCTATATTCTCCAGAGCAGAAATGGAACTGATAGTAACCCCAGTATGTCCTCTATGtacaacagaggaggctggtgggaggcgcTATGGGTGGATGTGCTCATTGTAAGGGCTGGAATGGAATTCatagaatggtatcaaacacatccaaCAAATGGAAAACACATTCCGTGTATTCCGTTCCAGTCaatacaatgagcctgtcctcctatagcgccGCTCACCATACCTTAGCCATACCCTCCATATCTCCAAATTCCAACATTCTAATAATCCCAATGTCATTCAACAACATTCCCAAAATTCTCCTGTTATTTCAAACAGAAATCCTCCTTAGAGGACACCTTGCATAACGTGGAGATGCGTTCCAACATGGAGGTGGAGAAGTACAATGCCATCCTCATCCGTCTGGAGGGCGAGCTGACCAACCTGCGGGGCAACATCCAGCATCAGGGCCAGGAGTATGAGGCGCTGCTCAACATGAAGATGAAGCTGGAGGCCGAGATCGCCACCTACAGGAGCCTGCTCGACGGAGGGGACTTCAAGTGAGTGGACgagaggatgagggagattgGTCCAATCCTAAATCAACCCGTAGACCAATTAGATAGGTATAAGCATTATGTTCATAGCTCCACCTTCCACCTTGATAGGCCAGGTGGAAGTTTCATCATATTGGTTATGTTGGTTATTCCACAAGTGCATGTGACATAGGGCCTGAATGTTGATTTAGGATTAGGCCATTGACTGACTATTGGGGTGCATCTTAATAGTCTAAACCTGCTTCCTCTCGCCTAGATTTGTTTCCTTCATGTGCACTGATTTACAGACACATCGATAGGTGGATGTTAGGCAGACTTTTCGTAATCCAGTTTGTTGACATCAGTGAAGGAAAGAAGGCGAGAATGAGAGGAAGCAACTTtacactattgagatgcacccttaGCTCTGAGAAGTGTTGAGCTGATTGAGATgaaataaaatgtttatttttaatcgGTTATCACGCAAGAATAAGAACAAATAGTTGAGGGTCAAATTCTTGATTCAATCACAGCTATGCTTCAAGCTCAACTACCACAATACGCCATGGTgcatggatcaaatcaaatctaggGAGTTGAAACAGGATATAATGAGATGGTGAAGTGGGGGTGACATTTTACCATGAGTCAAATACTTGGAAGTTGTTACAAAGTCAAATGGCAGAAACACGAAATGAAGTACAAGTAGGCCTTGTATGAGCttgaagcagagctgccatatctgtcatatcATATCTGCCATCTTACTAATGTGAGTGGATGAGGTAGTTTGACGCCATCTACAGTATAAACCAGGTATAGCATGATTGTTTGTCCTGTTAATGAATGAATGTCCTGTTTTTTAATACCTATTTTTTCTATTCCAGGCTCCAAGACGCTATGGATGACCTGAAACCCTAAGGGAATGAGGCGGGACGAAAGTGATGACCAACTGTCAACTTCATGGACAGAGATACCCACAGACACAGAGGAGTCAAACCCATCAACCcatgtcataaaaataaaacctTGATGCAATGGTTTATCATTTAACATGTTGTTTCTCATATTTATACCTAACCACTGCACCGAGCCcattttttaatttgacctttatttaactaggcaagtcagtcaagaacaaattcttattttcaatgacagcctagaaacactgggttaactgccttgtgcaGGGgatgaacaacagatttttaccttgtcacgtGCCTATCTcccagcttggggatttgatcttgcaacctttcagttactagtccaacactctaaccactaggctacctgccaacccatTAAGCTGAGCCTATTGAACTGAGCCTATTGAACCGAGCCCATTGAACCGAGCCCATTGCGATATTTTAGGAAAGCTTAAAATGTATCTTCTTTATGTGATGGATAGAAAACTGTAATTCCCTTTTTaaaatatgatttattttttatagTGCGAAGCACGGGCAATCAAAAAGTCCCAAACTCACAAACACCCCTTGTGTAGCAATATAATAAATACAAGAACTGTTACAAAAAAACTCAAAGCCATCATCACACATGATGCATGACATAGTGTAGGGTTAGTaacagaagaagacaaaaatgattCAACGGACAGAAATATTGTCCTGAAATTACCTCAATGTACAGAAAGAGGCACACATCCCCAAACCCATGAACAAAAGCTTATAGGATATTGCAAAAGCGTATCATCCTAAAACCAAGGATGGTGTGGCTTAATAATGAGAGAAGAAATTGATGAATATTTATCACATGTGTATAACAATATAGTCAACATTTAAACCAATTAGCAATTAAACAGGTAAACAGGTAAACAATTAGCAATTAAACATTCATAAAGTCCTTAATTAATCACAGCACATACAATAAAATAATTCATTATAACTTATTGTGAATAGGCTATAGAGAAGAATGCTTTAGGAAGAAATTGATTCTTGTGCTCTTATTGAATTTAG
This genomic window from Oncorhynchus nerka isolate Pitt River linkage group LG2, Oner_Uvic_2.0, whole genome shotgun sequence contains:
- the LOC115143550 gene encoding keratin, type I cytoskeletal 18-like; this translates as MSYRPSSSHTSFQRSAPVSSYRAASTYGGAGGQGTRISSTAYGGLRSGAPASSSSYSTSSFKVSGGGMGMGGGMGAAMGLGMGGLIKTTAAGGGGGHVMGNEKGAMQNLNDRLANYLETVRNLEQANGQLEMKIREALEKGGPDARDYSKYSPILDDLRKKVFDATADNASLVLQIDNARLAADDFKVKFESENGIRQSVEADIAGLKKVIDDTNMGRMNAESEIEAVKEELIFLRKNHDNEVMEMRNQITQSGVQVDVDAPKGQDMSLVMDEMRAKYEKMALKNAEDLKVWHENQISDVQVQVSQNTEALQGAQVEMSDLHRQLQTLEIELASQQSLKSSLEDTLHNVEMRSNMEVEKYNAILIRLEGELTNLRGNIQHQGQEYEALLNMKMKLEAEIATYRSLLDGGDFKLQDAMDDLKP